A genomic segment from Diospyros lotus cultivar Yz01 chromosome 5, ASM1463336v1, whole genome shotgun sequence encodes:
- the LOC127801797 gene encoding mevalonate kinase-like, whose amino-acid sequence MEVTARAPGKIILAGEHAVVHGSTAVAASIDLYTYVSLSFPADSDDGDHLKLHLKDMALEFSWSIVRIREALGEMGTQIPSSPLSCSPEAIKLLAALVEEQNIPEERLTIASGVTAFLWLYTSIQGYKPAKVVVTSELPLGSGLGSSAALCVSLSASLLALSGSMTLDFSQQGWLTLGENELELVNKWAFEGEKIIHGRPSGIDNTVSTYGNMIKFRSGELTRLKSNMPIKMLITNTRVGRNTKALVASVSERKDRHPNALAAVFKAVDSISNEVATIIQSSAHDGIATTEREHKLEELMEMNQGLLQCMGVSHASIETVLQTTLKYKLASKLTGAGGGGCVLTLLPSLLLGADVDKVIAELESCGFQCLIAGIGGKGVQICFNSSA is encoded by the exons ATGGAGGTGACAGCAAGAGCTCCCGGAAAAATCATACTCGCCGGCGAGCACGCCGTCGTGCACGGATCTACGGCGGTGGCCGCCTCCATCGATCTCTATACTTACGTCTCTCTCAGCTTTCCCGCTGATTCTG ATGATGGCGATCACTTAAAACTTCATTTGAAGGATATGGCCTTAGAATTTTCTTGGTCAATTGTAAGAATTAGAGAAGCACTGGGTGAGATGGGTACTCAAATTCCTTCATCACCCTTGTCATGCTCACCAGAAGCCATTAAACTACTCGCAGCTCTAGTTGAAGAACAAAATATTCCGGAGGAAAGACTTACAATTGCTTCTGGGGTTACGGCATTTCTTTGGCTATACACATCCATCCAAGG GTATAAACCTGCAAAGGTGGTTGTCACTTCTGAGCTCCCACTTGGCTCTGGCCTGGGTTCTTCTGCTGCATTGTGTGTATCACTCTCAGCGTCCCTGCTTGCTTTGTCAGGCTCTATGACTCTAGATTTCAGTCAGCAAGGATGGCTAACGTTGGGAGAGAATGAGCTGGAATTGGTCAATAAATGGGCCTTTGAAGGCGAAAAAATAATCCACGGGAGGCCATCTGGAATTGACAACACAGTGAGCACCTATG GCAACATGATCAAGTTTAGATCTGGGGAGTTGACACGCCTCAAGTCCAATATGCCAATAAAGATGCTTATAACTAACACAAGAGTCGGGAGAAACACAAAAGCATTGGTGGCTAGTGTTTCAGAGAGGAAAGACAGGCACCCAAATGCTCTGGCTGCTGTGTTTAAGGCTGTTGATTCTATCAGCAATGAAGTGGCTACCATTATTCAATCATCTGCGCATGATGGCATTGCTACAACTGAGAGGGAACATAAACTAGAAGAACTAATGGAGATGAATCAAGGGTTGCTTCAATGTATGGGGGTCAGCCATGCTTCAATAGAAACTGTTCTTCAAACTACACTGAAATACAAATTGGCCTCCAAGTTGACAGGAGCTGGCGGTGGAGGCTGTGTTCTGACGCTATTACCATCCC TGCTTTTAGGAGCTGATGTTGACAAAGTAATTGCAGAGCTCGAGTCCTGCGGTTTCCAGTGTTTGATTGCTGGAATTGGTGGAAAAGGTGTCCAAATTTGCTTCAACTCTTCTGCCTGA